The Thalassoroseus pseudoceratinae genome has a segment encoding these proteins:
- a CDS encoding glycosyltransferase family 4 protein codes for MRVFMECTATYQQDWHTGIQRVVRNLVNASRTIGPEMEIDCQPVVYDARRGMITIDGLQVHGGHSPADTAVPRNTIRRVKSTLKRLGLLRLAQRADLIRRRAVDWGFSSLRSDAKTQIDFQSGDVVVMLDGTWQAPYWRDLEQARRQGAKVGVLIHDVFPLTIPQFYPAHTTNVFRNWWLRACQSADFLVCATRAVAADVQSVLPTGTNPQIGFFRLGMELDGVQTGSAVRSELSEFFQRDTPTYLAVGTLSPRKNVSLLLDAFDRMDQQTDGSQLVIVGGEGWDAEALVRRIQSHPEYGQRLRWFDDLNDGELDFCYKHATAMVTASNAEGFNLPIVEALSRGCPVLASDVPVHREVGGRWAKFFPANDADALTNVLSDPATLAAMRSSLDGYHWPNWQESCRELLTTLYQMEAPASKAA; via the coding sequence ATGCGTGTTTTCATGGAATGCACCGCCACCTATCAGCAGGATTGGCACACGGGGATTCAACGGGTCGTGCGGAATCTCGTGAACGCCTCGCGGACAATCGGTCCCGAAATGGAAATCGACTGTCAACCAGTTGTGTACGATGCACGTCGGGGGATGATTACTATTGATGGTCTGCAAGTCCACGGTGGTCATTCACCCGCAGATACCGCTGTGCCTCGCAATACCATTCGGCGTGTCAAATCCACGTTGAAACGTCTCGGTTTGTTGCGACTTGCGCAGCGGGCGGATCTGATTCGACGGCGGGCAGTGGATTGGGGGTTTTCGTCCCTGCGGAGTGACGCAAAGACACAAATTGACTTTCAGTCCGGCGATGTCGTGGTGATGCTCGACGGCACTTGGCAAGCACCGTATTGGCGAGATCTGGAACAAGCTCGCCGGCAGGGCGCGAAAGTCGGGGTTCTCATTCACGACGTTTTCCCACTGACAATTCCGCAGTTCTATCCGGCACACACCACCAACGTCTTCCGCAATTGGTGGTTACGGGCGTGTCAGTCTGCCGACTTCTTAGTCTGTGCGACGCGAGCGGTGGCGGCGGATGTGCAGTCTGTCTTGCCGACGGGCACGAATCCGCAGATCGGATTTTTTCGCCTGGGCATGGAACTCGATGGAGTTCAAACAGGTTCCGCTGTTCGATCTGAGTTGAGTGAATTCTTTCAGCGGGACACACCTACGTATCTTGCGGTGGGAACACTCTCTCCGCGTAAGAATGTTTCGTTGTTGCTCGACGCATTCGACCGAATGGATCAGCAAACGGATGGCAGTCAGCTGGTGATTGTCGGCGGAGAAGGTTGGGACGCGGAAGCGTTGGTTCGTCGAATTCAGTCGCATCCGGAGTACGGTCAGCGACTACGTTGGTTCGATGACCTCAACGATGGCGAACTCGATTTCTGCTACAAACACGCTACCGCGATGGTGACAGCTTCGAACGCTGAGGGCTTTAACTTGCCGATTGTGGAAGCTTTGAGCCGAGGATGTCCCGTCCTTGCGAGTGATGTCCCGGTCCATCGGGAAGTGGGTGGTCGATGGGCGAAATTCTTTCCAGCAAACGATGCAGACGCGCTCACCAACGTGCTTTCCGATCCTGCGACATTGGCTGCGATGCGGTCCAGTCTCGACGGATACCATTGGCCGAATTGGCAAGAGAGCTGCCGCGAACTCCTGACAACGCTCTACCAGATGGAAGCTCCCGCATCGAAAGCCGCGTAG
- a CDS encoding glycosyltransferase family 4 protein, with product MRVLYTSDIFARQAVGGISRYFVELIRELLRNERVDVDLSVRWHINEHLRELQETEKVAGRFLPKLRSIRHFLPAVNALPYWSSSAGTDSPQIIHHTYYSWFQPSTVGGLVVTAHDVMPELFWNRSHPRTKGLLLAKRRSLEAADRIIAVSQHTKNDIIDIYDLEPDVIDVIPHGNPMAEFSKLSTVSLEVDDVSRKGQRPYLLYVGARGGYKNWEAFIDAFAASEFLRKEFRIVCFGGGPLGRAERELLEKLRISSSVTQESGDDHALAKAYCQATAIVYPSRYEGFGLPPLEAMSCGCPVICSDAASIPEVVGGAGVYFDADDLDSIRSAMESTLGDSAKLKRLRQAGLEREKQFRWRTTAELTLASYEQAIGLAAPIPSDSKRAAA from the coding sequence ATGCGAGTTCTCTACACGTCCGACATTTTTGCACGGCAAGCTGTGGGTGGGATTTCACGGTACTTTGTGGAGCTTATTCGCGAATTGCTACGGAACGAGCGAGTCGATGTTGATTTGTCTGTCCGATGGCATATCAACGAACACTTGCGGGAACTTCAAGAGACGGAGAAAGTCGCTGGTCGATTCTTGCCGAAGTTGAGATCGATCCGTCATTTCCTGCCAGCTGTGAACGCACTTCCGTATTGGAGTTCAAGTGCGGGCACGGATTCGCCGCAGATTATCCACCATACCTATTATTCTTGGTTTCAACCGTCGACCGTTGGGGGTTTGGTTGTCACGGCCCATGACGTGATGCCAGAGTTGTTCTGGAACCGGTCACATCCACGCACCAAAGGGCTTCTGTTGGCGAAGCGACGATCGCTGGAAGCAGCGGACCGCATTATTGCCGTTTCGCAACACACAAAGAATGACATCATTGACATCTACGACCTTGAGCCAGATGTGATCGATGTGATTCCCCATGGAAATCCGATGGCTGAATTCTCGAAACTCTCGACAGTCTCACTTGAAGTGGACGATGTTTCTCGGAAAGGCCAGCGGCCATATCTGCTGTATGTGGGGGCACGGGGCGGATACAAAAACTGGGAAGCGTTCATCGACGCATTCGCGGCGTCGGAGTTCTTGCGAAAGGAATTCCGGATCGTGTGTTTTGGTGGCGGGCCGTTGGGACGTGCTGAACGTGAGTTGCTAGAAAAGCTGCGAATCTCCTCGTCGGTCACACAGGAGTCTGGAGACGATCACGCACTTGCCAAGGCGTATTGTCAGGCGACTGCGATTGTTTATCCATCGCGATACGAAGGATTCGGGCTGCCACCATTGGAGGCGATGAGTTGCGGTTGTCCGGTGATCTGTTCGGATGCAGCCTCGATTCCCGAAGTTGTGGGTGGAGCGGGTGTGTACTTCGATGCTGACGACCTCGATTCAATTCGCTCAGCGATGGAATCCACGCTTGGAGATTCCGCGAAACTCAAACGGCTTCGCCAAGCGGGGCTGGAACGCGAGAAGCAATTTCGTTGGCGAACTACCGCGGAACTGACACTCGCGAGTTACGAGCAAGCCATCGGATTGGCCGCTCCGATTCCTTCCGATTCGAAGCGGGCTGCCGCGTAA
- a CDS encoding DUF1501 domain-containing protein, with product MMSTRREFLQSSTAGIAAASTIPGVLGAMETPSVELPLGQAEHCIMVWLGGGACQVDTWDPKRLGDAKTKKPGSYYKSIETAIPGVEVCEHLSKCAPILDRFNPIRSVHHDVIDEHAAATNRMHTGRRTSGTIVYPSIGSIIAHKRGAAGEGVPAYVLIGYPNITRGPGFLGASAGYVYLTDTSQGPAGLSRPVGIGDARQQRRERLLETVRNANRRKSASDRKVSGYDETVSEALRLSGPDFMKVFDLDREDSSLRTEYGGEFGQRCLLARRLIEAGTRFVEVSHNLNFVNGTGWDTHNDGQLKQHLLIQELDSALSTLVLDLEKRKLLDKTLIVVNTEFGRPSKFDGGGGRGHQGKAFTVTLAGGGLKTGQAIGTTDELCTEIVDRPVSVPDLFATMCHALQIDTKEQLYTPSNRPVPITDGGVPIQELFI from the coding sequence TTGATGTCCACACGCCGCGAATTTCTTCAATCTTCCACCGCTGGAATTGCTGCCGCCTCCACAATTCCGGGCGTTTTGGGAGCGATGGAAACACCATCCGTCGAATTGCCACTAGGCCAAGCCGAGCATTGCATCATGGTTTGGCTCGGTGGAGGCGCTTGCCAAGTCGATACGTGGGACCCAAAACGACTGGGCGATGCAAAGACGAAGAAGCCAGGTTCCTATTACAAGAGCATCGAGACGGCAATTCCCGGTGTCGAAGTTTGTGAGCACCTTTCGAAATGTGCTCCCATTCTCGATCGATTCAATCCGATTCGTTCCGTTCATCACGATGTGATTGACGAACACGCGGCCGCGACCAATCGCATGCACACCGGACGACGGACAAGTGGTACGATTGTGTACCCGTCGATCGGTTCGATCATCGCCCACAAACGCGGGGCGGCCGGTGAAGGTGTTCCGGCTTATGTGTTGATCGGCTACCCCAACATCACACGTGGCCCAGGTTTTCTGGGGGCTTCAGCCGGGTATGTATATCTCACGGACACGTCCCAAGGTCCCGCGGGGCTCTCGCGACCGGTGGGGATCGGTGATGCCCGTCAGCAACGGCGAGAACGTCTGTTGGAAACCGTCCGGAATGCGAATCGCCGCAAATCTGCGAGTGATCGAAAGGTCTCGGGCTACGATGAAACCGTCTCCGAGGCTCTGCGGCTATCGGGGCCGGATTTCATGAAGGTCTTCGACTTGGATCGGGAAGATAGTTCGCTGCGGACCGAGTACGGCGGAGAATTTGGTCAACGGTGCTTGCTGGCCCGTCGCCTCATCGAAGCCGGAACTCGGTTTGTGGAAGTCTCGCACAACCTGAACTTCGTCAATGGCACCGGATGGGACACCCACAACGACGGTCAATTGAAGCAACACCTGCTGATTCAAGAACTCGATTCCGCTCTGTCGACGTTGGTTCTTGATCTAGAGAAGCGAAAACTGCTCGATAAGACTTTGATTGTCGTCAATACCGAGTTTGGACGCCCCTCTAAATTCGATGGTGGCGGCGGACGGGGGCATCAGGGGAAGGCATTCACCGTGACCTTGGCAGGCGGTGGGCTCAAAACAGGGCAAGCCATCGGTACCACAGACGAGCTTTGCACGGAAATCGTCGATCGCCCCGTGTCCGTACCGGATCTGTTCGCAACGATGTGTCACGCTCTGCAAATCGACACCAAAGAACAACTCTACACCCCCAGCAATCGGCCAGTCCCAATTACGGACGGCGGGGTACCGATCCAAGAATTGTTCATCTGA
- a CDS encoding DUF1553 domain-containing protein: MMQQSKRFLAGFLLAALLTPNFLYAQAYPAWAETTDATHQDALLHDSPDLFWDFSGAKTAVDRIGKLEAKPSGAVRFGESGPRPPHFPKFSLNSSAIGIDGNGVLKVSDPGDESILDFQNGDTITIEAWVNPTSIAEGQHAHIVCKGRTNRKGFPRDNLNYALRLTRAGGTARLSFLFRSAGKGSQFHRWTSDDGFILGSGWHQVACTYTFGEPDSLSGMIDGRKVKGKWDLGGKTTKPPVVDNDELWIGSAMGPTSSSTFHGKMAQLAIYRRRLETQQIARRYSKLSLERFVPPVTIPDGKVLVEITEGIPDRASWDGLESKPQESYVTNSFAFREVPRKYNRQGLITDRTSPLLLKATGRVVIPEGEHRLLLRARNGARLWIDGQQVTQAPFHRINTGGHGRIRDVSVLKEPGVRPLQVGDNEVVTTIKGDGKSHTLRLEMYLGGRKRRPELGETSVSLESAPGTFIVLSPTKTHEFPLTDEGWTAFRRANQMEMIALNAERRQSASEAEDEYWRQRHEHAKFVWQSKPSPKVPEIVWPGQTTNEIDQFINHALHEAGKTASESIDDMAFLRRVTLDVIGTIPTLEQIEEFQADQSPERRANAVDRLLQHPGWADHWVGYWQDVLAENPSLLKPTLNNTGPFRFWIHEAFYDNKSFDRFATELIRMEGSQYGGGPKGFEMASQNDVPMAAKAHVIGKAFLGLEMKCARCHDAPFHDFEQRDLFSLAAMLARKSQSVPSTSRIPGTPDELENLIVQVTIAPGEKIKPEWPFDELSQHGLDGELSRAGSDTRGQVAEFLTSPENERFAQVIVNRLWQRYLGRGLVDPVDDWQDVEPSHPELLDFLARELVLADYDLKHVARLILNSHTYQRSAYGGVVDEPYLFAGPVRRQMSAEQILDSLFVACGKDLHAGLLTLDPDGAQNGRTFVNLGSPRRAWEFASLSNERDRPSLSLPMAQDFTDLLKTFGWRPSRAEPITVRDVQPTVLQPGILANGVIGRRFTRMSSDSAFTELALKDVAVDEFIDSVYLRTLTREPTPEERIAFRELLSDGFEKRVRELPANAIATPRPYNRGVSWSNHLSEDANSVMIDLQKAVVAGDPPTKRLDDNWRARAEDLLWSMINTPEFIFVP; this comes from the coding sequence ATGATGCAGCAATCAAAGCGTTTCCTCGCCGGGTTCCTACTCGCAGCCCTCCTCACCCCGAATTTCCTCTACGCTCAGGCCTATCCCGCGTGGGCGGAAACCACCGACGCTACCCATCAAGATGCCTTGCTTCACGATTCTCCAGATCTCTTCTGGGACTTCAGTGGGGCGAAAACCGCGGTCGACCGCATTGGGAAATTGGAAGCGAAGCCATCCGGAGCCGTTCGGTTCGGGGAATCTGGTCCGCGACCCCCGCACTTCCCGAAGTTCTCATTGAACTCGTCAGCCATCGGAATTGATGGCAACGGAGTGCTGAAGGTCAGCGACCCAGGTGATGAAAGTATTCTTGATTTCCAGAACGGCGATACCATTACCATCGAGGCTTGGGTCAATCCGACGTCGATTGCCGAAGGTCAACATGCTCACATCGTGTGCAAGGGCCGCACCAATCGGAAAGGGTTTCCACGCGATAACCTGAACTACGCTCTGCGGTTAACTCGCGCTGGTGGTACCGCTCGACTGAGTTTCCTCTTCCGCTCCGCAGGCAAAGGCTCGCAGTTTCACCGTTGGACGTCCGACGACGGCTTCATCCTCGGCAGCGGTTGGCATCAAGTGGCCTGCACATACACATTTGGCGAACCTGACAGCCTCTCTGGAATGATTGACGGCCGCAAAGTCAAAGGGAAATGGGACTTAGGTGGAAAGACCACAAAACCACCGGTGGTCGATAACGATGAACTTTGGATCGGTTCGGCGATGGGACCGACATCGTCGAGCACTTTCCACGGAAAGATGGCCCAATTGGCGATTTACCGCCGCAGGTTAGAAACTCAGCAAATCGCTCGACGGTATTCCAAGTTGTCGCTGGAGCGGTTTGTCCCGCCCGTTACGATTCCCGACGGCAAAGTGCTTGTCGAAATTACTGAAGGGATCCCCGATCGAGCGAGTTGGGATGGTTTGGAGTCCAAGCCGCAGGAAAGTTATGTCACAAATTCCTTTGCTTTCAGAGAAGTTCCTCGGAAATACAATCGGCAAGGACTGATCACCGATCGCACAAGTCCATTGCTGCTGAAGGCAACGGGACGCGTTGTGATTCCAGAAGGTGAGCATCGATTGCTGCTGCGAGCACGAAACGGAGCAAGGTTGTGGATTGACGGTCAACAAGTCACGCAGGCTCCGTTCCACCGAATCAACACTGGGGGGCACGGTCGGATTCGTGACGTATCGGTTCTCAAGGAGCCAGGCGTTCGACCGCTGCAGGTAGGTGACAACGAGGTTGTGACCACGATCAAAGGCGACGGAAAGTCGCATACCCTCCGTCTTGAAATGTATCTCGGCGGCCGAAAGCGACGACCGGAACTCGGCGAAACATCCGTGAGTCTGGAAAGCGCACCGGGCACGTTCATCGTCTTGAGTCCTACGAAAACTCACGAGTTTCCGCTGACTGACGAAGGCTGGACGGCCTTCCGTCGGGCTAATCAAATGGAGATGATTGCACTCAACGCGGAACGGCGTCAATCGGCCAGTGAGGCGGAAGACGAGTATTGGCGGCAGCGTCATGAACATGCCAAATTCGTCTGGCAGTCCAAACCGTCTCCCAAAGTCCCGGAAATCGTCTGGCCTGGGCAAACGACAAACGAAATCGACCAATTCATCAATCATGCTCTGCACGAAGCGGGGAAAACGGCGTCGGAATCGATCGACGACATGGCCTTCCTCCGACGCGTCACGTTGGACGTGATTGGAACCATTCCCACGCTTGAGCAAATCGAAGAGTTTCAAGCAGACCAGTCTCCCGAACGACGTGCCAACGCGGTCGATCGATTGTTGCAGCACCCGGGTTGGGCCGATCATTGGGTTGGATATTGGCAAGATGTGCTCGCCGAGAACCCGAGTTTGCTTAAACCCACTCTGAACAACACCGGGCCGTTCCGTTTCTGGATTCACGAAGCGTTCTACGACAACAAATCGTTCGACCGCTTCGCCACCGAGCTAATCCGCATGGAGGGGAGCCAATATGGTGGAGGCCCGAAAGGGTTTGAAATGGCCTCGCAAAACGATGTGCCCATGGCCGCCAAGGCTCATGTGATCGGTAAAGCGTTCCTTGGGTTGGAAATGAAGTGTGCTCGATGTCACGACGCACCTTTCCACGATTTCGAACAGCGTGACTTGTTTAGCTTGGCAGCCATGCTGGCACGCAAGTCGCAATCGGTTCCCTCCACAAGTCGTATTCCCGGTACACCGGACGAACTTGAAAACTTGATCGTGCAAGTCACGATTGCCCCTGGCGAAAAGATCAAACCGGAATGGCCGTTCGATGAACTTAGTCAGCACGGTTTGGACGGAGAATTGTCGCGGGCCGGTTCCGACACGCGTGGGCAAGTTGCGGAATTTCTGACATCACCCGAGAACGAGCGTTTCGCTCAGGTGATTGTCAATCGGCTCTGGCAACGTTATCTCGGACGTGGGTTGGTCGATCCTGTCGACGATTGGCAAGATGTCGAACCCTCTCACCCTGAGTTGCTTGATTTCCTGGCTCGTGAACTCGTCCTTGCCGATTACGACTTGAAGCACGTGGCCCGACTCATTTTGAATTCGCACACCTATCAGCGGTCTGCGTATGGTGGAGTCGTTGACGAACCATATTTGTTTGCCGGTCCCGTGCGTCGGCAAATGTCGGCAGAGCAAATTCTCGACTCGCTGTTCGTTGCGTGTGGCAAGGATCTTCATGCAGGGCTTTTGACCCTTGATCCCGACGGTGCTCAGAACGGCAGAACATTCGTCAATTTGGGATCGCCTCGACGGGCATGGGAGTTCGCATCTCTTTCCAATGAACGGGACCGCCCTAGTCTGTCGCTTCCGATGGCTCAGGACTTCACCGACCTGTTGAAGACGTTCGGTTGGCGACCGTCCCGTGCGGAACCGATCACCGTTCGCGACGTGCAACCGACGGTGCTGCAACCAGGAATCTTGGCGAATGGGGTGATTGGTCGTCGATTTACTCGAATGTCCTCTGATAGTGCATTCACCGAACTCGCCCTGAAAGACGTGGCAGTGGATGAGTTTATCGACTCGGTCTACTTACGAACTCTGACCCGTGAACCGACCCCCGAAGAGCGAATCGCGTTTCGCGAGCTGCTCAGTGACGGATTTGAGAAACGTGTCCGAGAGCTGCCGGCAAATGCGATTGCCACTCCCCGTCCTTACAACCGTGGGGTGTCGTGGTCCAATCACCTGAGTGAAGACGCGAACTCCGTGATGATCGACCTTCAAAAAGCGGTTGTTGCCGGTGATCCGCCGACAAAACGATTGGACGATAATTGGCGAGCACGGGCGGAAGACCTACTTTGGTCCATGATCAACACGCCGGAATTTATCTTCGTTCCGTAG
- a CDS encoding DUF6807 domain-containing protein has protein sequence MATYQFPRCIVTPLPDHRTEVSIDGRTRVCWRFGKDYPRPFLFPVNGPSGTSLTRMGHPGAENHDHHQSVWFAHHKVLGIDFWGNGSDAVIRQKNWLVYEDGDTEAVVAVSLGWYDGHDPKELLTQELIMTIRPGLTDSAETMIDLQSRFVPTAESLEFQKTNFGFLAVRVAKNISAYFGGGQLTNSEGQVDEKNIFGQRAKWVDYSGPVPGTIATGDLNTDQPWEGITYLDHPENPTFPTRWHVREDGWMGASLCFDEPIVTTQAEPLLTRYRLHIHSGPVDAAEATAVLKDFGSRPAYRIEKATGVKHTQWLVKKS, from the coding sequence ATGGCGACCTATCAATTTCCACGTTGCATCGTGACTCCCTTGCCGGATCACCGGACCGAAGTTTCCATCGACGGCAGAACGCGTGTGTGCTGGCGGTTCGGCAAAGACTATCCCCGGCCATTTCTGTTCCCCGTTAATGGACCCTCGGGGACGAGTCTCACGCGGATGGGCCACCCGGGAGCCGAGAACCACGATCATCATCAATCGGTTTGGTTCGCGCATCACAAGGTGTTGGGCATTGATTTTTGGGGCAACGGGAGTGATGCCGTCATTCGCCAGAAGAATTGGTTGGTCTACGAAGACGGGGATACCGAAGCCGTCGTAGCGGTGTCACTCGGTTGGTACGACGGTCATGATCCCAAAGAACTACTGACCCAAGAATTGATCATGACAATCCGCCCCGGATTGACCGATTCCGCCGAAACGATGATCGACTTGCAAAGCCGATTTGTCCCGACCGCTGAGTCATTAGAGTTTCAAAAAACGAACTTCGGGTTTTTAGCAGTCCGTGTGGCCAAGAATATTTCCGCGTATTTCGGTGGCGGACAGCTAACAAACAGTGAGGGGCAGGTCGACGAAAAGAATATCTTTGGCCAGCGAGCCAAGTGGGTCGACTACAGCGGACCCGTTCCGGGGACGATCGCAACCGGTGACCTGAATACGGATCAACCTTGGGAGGGGATCACATATTTGGATCACCCAGAGAACCCCACCTTCCCGACCCGTTGGCACGTTCGCGAAGACGGTTGGATGGGGGCTTCGTTGTGCTTCGACGAACCGATCGTCACCACGCAAGCGGAACCGTTACTCACTCGATATCGATTGCACATTCATTCCGGCCCAGTGGACGCGGCCGAAGCGACCGCTGTACTCAAGGATTTCGGCAGTCGTCCGGCTTATCGCATCGAAAAAGCCACTGGGGTCAAACACACCCAATGGCTCGTAAAGAAGTCGTAG
- a CDS encoding DUF1592 domain-containing protein, whose translation MTTRVLLVFFASLATPAWADSYPAEISPILKQYCLDCHGPDLAEGNLRVDQLTQDFSDRDNALAWIEVRNQINLGQMPPDGEPKPSVKWVESTSKWIAAGLREAERNRTSTDGRILLRRMNRHEYTNTIADLLAMKFPTGESPLDVLPPDGTAEGFDKVSTALLLDPSLMSHYYEVARRIADRAIVDGPPKFPTATMRLEYEEMADSVAIGYLVTRLGMKTVPGGLQLIEGSTRSFGMLRYPGRRDNNVAPVNGYYRFTIRAAAHPGADGTVPRLRLSHSHPDDNMRTIMEFDVKAPWDKPKEYTVVVPRDTLGGELNIRILNETKLYMGQRPGENFMRRNGEIGKQGNFAETLRLKGRKIAEGWGGDRSTPDPEKLDITQFPRVFLDYLEVEGPLYDQWPPKSHTTLLFRGEDAREDMEYAREIFRRFLPRAWRRPIREAEIEPILRVVKTELEHEETFHEAIRVGLAAALTSPKFLYLVEPQSTDARQFRELNDYEIASRLSYFLWSSMPDKELFKAAKAGDLTDPAKRTAQVDRMLADPKANRFVEGFARQWLRTETFLNFTPDQYLYREYDDRLADAVVQEPLEFFRTIMQNDLSALNFLDSDFLVINDRLAEHYGIEGVEGEEFRTVNLPANSRRGGLLAMAGVHQAGSDGIRTKPVSRAVYVREVLFNDPPDPPPPNAGEVEPNIKGERLTVRERLLQHQEIEACAACHRSLDPYGLALENFNVIGAWRESQDGENFRGNNRPTIDASGRLPNGTDFGNFEEFRQLLRSQDDRFRRALAEKLFVYALGRAIEPTDDPAISKAVSDLKANGDTFRSLIQSLVNSKAFVTK comes from the coding sequence ATGACCACACGCGTCCTTCTCGTATTCTTTGCATCGCTCGCGACTCCTGCCTGGGCCGATTCGTACCCGGCGGAAATCTCACCGATCCTAAAGCAGTACTGTCTCGACTGCCATGGCCCCGATCTGGCCGAGGGAAATCTTCGAGTGGATCAGCTCACTCAGGATTTCTCCGATCGAGACAACGCGTTGGCTTGGATTGAGGTGCGAAACCAAATCAATCTGGGCCAGATGCCGCCCGATGGTGAGCCAAAGCCATCGGTGAAGTGGGTGGAATCGACTTCGAAGTGGATTGCCGCTGGCTTGCGAGAAGCGGAGCGAAATCGCACGAGCACCGATGGGCGAATTTTGCTGCGGCGGATGAATCGACACGAATACACAAATACGATCGCCGACTTGCTAGCGATGAAGTTCCCCACCGGCGAGAGTCCGCTCGATGTGCTGCCACCGGATGGGACAGCGGAAGGCTTCGATAAAGTCAGTACGGCGTTGCTGCTCGATCCATCGTTGATGTCGCATTATTACGAAGTTGCACGCCGGATCGCAGACCGAGCCATTGTGGATGGACCGCCCAAGTTCCCCACCGCAACCATGCGGTTGGAATACGAAGAGATGGCCGACAGCGTCGCCATTGGTTATCTCGTGACACGGTTGGGCATGAAGACAGTTCCCGGTGGGCTGCAACTCATCGAGGGTTCCACACGCTCATTCGGCATGTTGCGTTATCCCGGACGACGAGACAACAACGTCGCGCCGGTCAACGGATACTATCGCTTCACCATTCGTGCAGCTGCTCACCCGGGGGCGGACGGCACGGTTCCACGATTGCGACTCAGCCACAGTCATCCCGATGACAACATGCGGACGATTATGGAATTCGATGTGAAAGCCCCCTGGGACAAACCGAAGGAGTACACGGTTGTTGTTCCGCGAGACACACTTGGTGGCGAACTCAACATTCGGATTCTGAACGAAACCAAGTTGTACATGGGGCAGCGGCCGGGCGAAAACTTTATGCGTCGCAATGGCGAGATTGGCAAGCAAGGCAATTTTGCCGAGACACTGCGACTGAAGGGGCGCAAAATCGCGGAAGGTTGGGGAGGGGATCGCTCGACCCCCGATCCCGAAAAACTAGACATCACCCAATTTCCACGGGTGTTCTTAGACTACCTCGAAGTTGAAGGGCCACTCTATGATCAGTGGCCGCCCAAAAGTCACACCACGCTTCTATTCCGTGGCGAAGATGCTCGCGAAGATATGGAATACGCTCGCGAAATCTTCCGTCGCTTTCTACCCCGCGCATGGCGACGACCGATTCGCGAAGCGGAAATTGAACCGATCCTGCGTGTCGTGAAAACCGAGTTGGAGCATGAGGAAACCTTCCATGAAGCCATTCGCGTCGGTCTGGCGGCAGCACTGACCTCACCGAAGTTCCTCTATCTCGTCGAGCCACAATCGACCGACGCTCGTCAATTTCGTGAACTCAACGACTACGAGATTGCCTCGCGATTATCGTACTTCTTGTGGAGTTCAATGCCGGATAAGGAACTATTCAAGGCGGCAAAAGCAGGTGATCTGACGGACCCCGCCAAACGCACCGCTCAAGTCGATCGCATGTTGGCCGATCCCAAAGCGAATCGGTTCGTCGAAGGTTTCGCCCGACAGTGGCTGCGAACCGAGACCTTTCTCAACTTTACTCCCGACCAATATCTGTACCGAGAATACGACGACCGACTCGCGGACGCCGTCGTTCAGGAACCGCTTGAGTTCTTCCGCACCATTATGCAGAACGACCTGAGCGCGCTGAATTTCCTCGATTCCGATTTTCTTGTTATCAATGATCGGTTGGCTGAACATTATGGGATTGAAGGTGTCGAAGGTGAGGAATTCCGAACCGTGAATCTGCCGGCGAATTCGCGTCGTGGCGGCTTGCTGGCGATGGCGGGTGTGCATCAAGCGGGATCGGATGGCATTCGCACGAAACCCGTCTCGCGAGCCGTCTACGTACGGGAAGTCCTCTTCAACGATCCGCCCGATCCACCGCCGCCAAATGCTGGTGAAGTCGAACCGAACATCAAGGGCGAACGGCTTACGGTGCGAGAGCGGCTCTTGCAGCATCAAGAAATCGAAGCTTGTGCCGCATGTCATCGGTCGCTCGACCCTTACGGTTTAGCACTTGAGAACTTCAACGTCATCGGAGCATGGCGGGAATCTCAAGATGGCGAGAACTTTCGCGGAAACAACCGCCCCACCATTGATGCCAGCGGTCGCCTACCCAACGGAACCGATTTCGGCAACTTCGAGGAATTCCGTCAATTGCTGCGTTCACAAGACGACCGTTTCCGCCGGGCACTCGCGGAGAAACTCTTCGTCTATGCTCTCGGGCGGGCAATCGAACCAACTGACGACCCCGCAATCTCAAAAGCCGTTTCCGACTTGA